One genomic region from Mycoplasmopsis meleagridis encodes:
- a CDS encoding acetate/propionate family kinase has product MSSKKILVVNAGSSSIKTQLFEKDTLKVIANGLTERIFLHDGKITIKFNGEIYDDVLELPNHTVAVAETLKMMQNINLINNPEEIEIIGFRVVHGGPYFDQSVILNDEVLKSIDKCSKFAPLHNPGAIQAIEAFKKAMPKAILTASFDTSFHSTIPDINSIYPIPYEWTKKYNIKKYGFHGISHNFIKNKIEEILKIKHPNIISLHIGSGASICAIKDGKSFDTSMGFTPLAGIMMGTRSGDIDPSIIEFICENEKITVQEATAALNKKSGLLGVSQFSNDTRDISKAIDEGNYQAKFTNDLFVQKIVNYVAEYANKLENKIDAIVFTAGVGENSPKLRKEVCDKLFFKKISLNEIENNKKIAEYSLISNPSSEIKIFVIRTNEELMIAQDALKLTK; this is encoded by the coding sequence ATGAGTAGTAAAAAAATATTAGTTGTTAATGCTGGAAGCAGTTCAATAAAAACACAACTATTCGAAAAAGATACTTTAAAAGTTATTGCTAATGGTTTAACTGAAAGAATTTTTTTACATGATGGTAAAATAACAATTAAATTTAATGGTGAGATTTACGATGATGTTTTGGAATTACCAAATCATACTGTTGCAGTTGCGGAAACATTAAAAATGATGCAAAATATTAATTTAATCAATAATCCTGAAGAAATTGAAATTATTGGCTTTAGAGTAGTTCATGGCGGGCCATATTTTGACCAAAGTGTTATTTTGAATGATGAAGTTCTCAAATCAATTGACAAATGTTCTAAATTTGCTCCTTTACATAATCCTGGGGCAATACAAGCAATAGAAGCTTTCAAAAAAGCAATGCCTAAGGCTATTTTAACTGCTTCTTTTGATACTTCATTTCATTCAACAATTCCAGATATCAATAGTATTTACCCCATTCCTTATGAATGAACTAAAAAATATAACATTAAAAAATATGGGTTTCACGGCATCAGCCATAACTTTATAAAAAATAAAATCGAAGAAATTTTAAAAATTAAGCATCCCAACATAATCAGTTTACATATAGGCAGTGGAGCAAGTATTTGTGCAATTAAAGATGGCAAATCATTCGATACTTCTATGGGTTTTACACCTTTAGCTGGTATTATGATGGGAACTAGAAGCGGAGATATTGATCCTTCTATAATCGAATTCATTTGTGAAAATGAAAAAATCACTGTTCAAGAAGCAACTGCAGCTTTAAATAAAAAGTCAGGTCTTTTAGGTGTTTCTCAATTTTCAAACGACACGCGTGATATTTCAAAAGCAATTGATGAAGGAAATTATCAAGCAAAATTTACAAATGATTTGTTTGTTCAAAAAATAGTTAATTATGTAGCCGAATATGCAAATAAACTTGAAAATAAGATTGATGCTATTGTTTTTACTGCTGGAGTTGGCGAAAACTCTCCTAAACTAAGAAAAGAAGTTTGTGATAAATTATTTTTTAAAAAAATAAGTTTAAATGAAATAGAAAATAATAAAAAAATTGCAGAATATTCTCTGATTTCGAATCCTTCAAGTGAAATAAAAATTTTTGTAATTAGAACTAATGAAGAATTAATGATAGCTCAAGATGCTTTAAAATTAACAAAATAA
- a CDS encoding bifunctional 5,10-methylenetetrahydrofolate dehydrogenase/5,10-methenyltetrahydrofolate cyclohydrolase, producing MEIYYSKEIVNKLTKELKDEFAYLTEQLKRKPILAIIQVGDNNSSNKYIFYKQKKATKLGVETIVYKFPSDVNQNKLLKEIDKINDNADGVIVQLPLPENLHSKVILDSVRQEKDIDGLSSKNEFSFYNEKDMVQYFHFVPATALAVNEIIDYYNIDLDYKKIGVVGRSALVGKPIAHLLKKRAAKTSTFSTYNKRSTIRGIESNDIVVSGAGAPGLLHKNNLKKDAIVIDVGTTYIEDENGNLKLVGDVNTEGLENHISGLSPVPGGVGPLTVVCLFKNLALAVRHYLENN from the coding sequence ATGGAAATATACTACAGTAAAGAAATTGTTAATAAATTAACCAAAGAGCTAAAAGACGAATTTGCCTATTTAACAGAACAATTAAAAAGAAAACCTATTCTTGCAATTATTCAAGTTGGTGACAATAATTCGTCGAATAAGTATATATTTTATAAGCAAAAAAAAGCTACTAAATTGGGTGTAGAAACAATAGTTTATAAATTTCCATCTGATGTTAACCAAAATAAATTATTAAAAGAAATTGATAAGATAAATGATAATGCAGATGGGGTTATTGTTCAATTGCCATTACCAGAAAATCTTCATAGTAAAGTAATTCTTGATAGTGTTAGACAAGAAAAAGATATTGACGGCCTTAGTAGTAAGAACGAATTTAGTTTTTATAACGAAAAGGACATGGTTCAATATTTTCACTTTGTTCCAGCTACTGCTCTAGCAGTTAATGAAATAATTGATTATTATAATATTGATTTAGACTATAAAAAAATTGGTGTTGTAGGACGTTCCGCTCTTGTTGGTAAACCTATTGCTCATTTGCTTAAAAAAAGAGCAGCTAAAACTTCTACATTTTCTACTTACAATAAACGTTCAACAATTAGAGGAATCGAATCAAATGACATCGTAGTTTCAGGTGCTGGTGCACCAGGATTATTACATAAAAATAATCTTAAAAAAGATGCTATTGTTATTGATGTTGGAACTACTTACATAGAAGATGAAAACGGTAATTTAAAACTTGTTGGAGATGTAAATACAGAAGGATTAGAAAATCATATTTCTGGACTTTCTCCTGTTCCTGGCGGAGTTGGGCCTTTAACGGTTGTATGTTTATTTAAAAATCTTGCTTTAGCAGTTAGACACTATTTGGAAAATAATTAA
- a CDS encoding phosphate acyltransferase, translating into MNFTKRIIKQISKIKNKRVLLIDDVKIYEINKAALFLKKIKSIELFFFDKEKNIIDINRNVIFSFSPKNKEYLSNLYVEISNKKAQERNKNFIFSTEEIINKINNKITISLLLLESNFVDVVIGGKSFPSAELIKNTLKITNLKTNLLTSTIVLNNKKETLLFSDVSVIPNPSCENLVEIAHKTALFSSKINIIPSLAFLSFSTNLSAKTEENLKINKAFNIFKNKFPNIKAIGEIQFDAAYDLKIRNHKMNIHDNNKINCFIFPNLDAANIGYKIANKLAKYDAFGPFLLGTNKIISDLSRGATTKDIINTILLSALLFDKKEHYE; encoded by the coding sequence ATGAATTTTACTAAGCGAATTATTAAACAAATTTCAAAAATTAAAAATAAAAGAGTTCTTTTAATCGATGATGTAAAAATCTACGAAATTAATAAAGCAGCTCTTTTTTTAAAAAAAATTAAAAGTATTGAATTATTTTTCTTTGATAAAGAAAAAAATATTATAGATATTAATAGGAATGTTATTTTTTCTTTTTCTCCTAAAAACAAGGAATATCTGTCTAATCTATATGTTGAAATAAGCAATAAAAAAGCTCAAGAAAGAAATAAAAATTTTATTTTTAGTACCGAAGAAATAATAAATAAAATTAATAACAAAATTACTATATCTTTACTACTTTTAGAAAGTAATTTTGTTGATGTTGTAATTGGCGGAAAATCTTTTCCAAGCGCTGAGTTAATTAAAAATACATTAAAAATTACAAATTTAAAAACTAATTTATTAACTTCTACAATAGTTCTTAATAATAAAAAAGAAACTCTTCTTTTTAGTGACGTTTCAGTTATCCCCAATCCTAGCTGTGAAAATTTAGTCGAAATCGCCCATAAAACTGCTTTATTTAGTTCAAAAATAAACATTATCCCTTCACTTGCTTTTTTATCTTTTTCAACTAATTTAAGTGCTAAAACAGAGGAAAATTTAAAAATTAATAAGGCTTTTAATATTTTCAAAAATAAATTTCCTAATATTAAAGCAATAGGTGAAATTCAATTTGATGCTGCCTATGATTTAAAAATTAGAAACCACAAAATGAATATTCATGACAATAATAAAATCAATTGTTTTATTTTTCCAAATCTAGATGCTGCTAATATAGGTTACAAAATAGCTAATAAGTTAGCTAAATATGACGCTTTTGGTCCTTTTTTACTAGGAACTAATAAAATTATTAGCGATCTTTCAAGAGGGGCAACAACAAAAGATATAATTAATACAATTTTATTAAGCGCATTGCTTTTTGATAAGAAGGAACATTATGAGTAG
- a CDS encoding valine--tRNA ligase: protein MNKKYQPSEIEPPISKKWIDKKFFSSHDLSKKPFTILLPPPNVTGQLHIGHAFDTYLQDTILRYKKMDNYDVFYIAGMDHAGIATQSKVENMLLEKFNLTKHDLGRKEFIKKVWEWKDEYAKKFHLQWAALGLGLDYENERFTLDDKSNQAVNKAFIALYRQKLIYRGKKAINWDTKLKTAISNIEVINRSIEQEMLYIKYPLKNSKEYLVIATVRPETMLSDVAVVYNPSDKRYSKYQNKTIIHPLTNKEIPIISDEYIDINFGTGLMKLSAHAEIDIELIQKHNLEINETIDKNGFINYPNSQFDKLSREEARLVIKNYLKENNLIEKIEKVTSNVGYSERSNTPIEILVMPQWFVRMEQLSKMILKHLHSYDAVKFYPSAFIEHLKHWMNNVHDWTISRQLWWGHQIPAWYKNNEIKVQIKSPGKEWKRDEDVLDTWFSSGLAPFSFLGWPSKNNKLERYFPTSLLVTGFDIIFFWIARMYFFSLKLLNKKPFEKVLIHGLIRDKDGRKMSKSLNNGVDPIEIINKYGSDSLRWFLITNSTPGFDINFSEEGVIKGWAICNKLWNIANFIQALPNEENINPADEWMRDNIHELRLKVNKFIDNYEMTIIGAELEKFINETFSSKYIEVLKVAVNKKKVLTNFKKLLVILHPFLPFITDYLYKEIFQSEILEQTFAKVKMKCRKRSNHLEIITAFDLVNILRKYREKNNISKKEIIYFSPLNKLTKYQENVIFKLANCSVKENKDFFISEKNLSLYVMINDNQKEKYIEEINKKISFTNKEILRAQNILNNENFIKKAAPKKIEEEQNKLKEYQSNLRAYQEELKKIMEGNK from the coding sequence ATGAATAAAAAATATCAACCAAGTGAAATTGAACCGCCAATTAGTAAAAAATGAATTGATAAAAAATTTTTTAGTTCACATGATTTAAGTAAAAAACCTTTTACTATTTTGCTTCCTCCTCCTAATGTAACTGGACAATTACATATTGGACACGCTTTTGATACTTACTTGCAAGATACTATTTTAAGATATAAAAAAATGGACAATTATGATGTTTTTTATATAGCCGGAATGGATCATGCAGGAATAGCTACTCAAAGCAAAGTTGAAAATATGCTTCTTGAAAAATTTAATCTTACCAAGCATGATTTAGGTCGAAAAGAATTTATAAAAAAAGTATGAGAATGAAAAGATGAATACGCTAAAAAATTTCATCTTCAATGAGCAGCATTAGGTCTTGGTTTAGATTATGAAAATGAAAGATTTACTTTGGATGATAAATCTAATCAAGCTGTAAATAAGGCTTTTATAGCTTTATATAGGCAAAAATTAATATATAGAGGTAAAAAGGCTATTAATTGAGATACTAAATTGAAAACTGCTATTTCCAATATTGAAGTTATTAATAGAAGTATTGAACAAGAAATGCTCTATATAAAATATCCCTTAAAAAATAGCAAAGAATATTTAGTTATAGCGACAGTAAGACCTGAAACAATGCTTAGTGATGTAGCAGTTGTTTATAATCCCAGCGATAAAAGATATTCTAAATATCAAAATAAAACTATCATTCATCCTCTCACTAATAAAGAGATTCCTATTATTTCTGATGAATACATTGATATTAATTTTGGAACCGGTTTAATGAAACTTTCTGCTCATGCAGAAATAGATATCGAACTTATTCAAAAACATAATTTAGAAATTAATGAAACTATTGATAAAAACGGCTTTATAAATTATCCAAATTCTCAATTTGACAAATTAAGTAGAGAAGAAGCAAGATTAGTTATTAAAAATTATTTAAAGGAAAATAATTTAATAGAAAAAATTGAAAAAGTAACTTCAAACGTTGGTTATTCTGAAAGAAGTAATACTCCAATTGAAATTTTAGTAATGCCACAGTGATTTGTTAGAATGGAACAATTATCCAAAATGATTTTGAAACACTTGCATTCTTACGATGCTGTTAAATTTTATCCTTCTGCTTTTATTGAACATTTAAAACATTGAATGAATAATGTTCATGATTGAACTATTTCAAGGCAGCTTTGATGAGGACACCAAATTCCCGCTTGATATAAAAATAATGAAATAAAAGTACAAATTAAAAGTCCTGGCAAAGAATGAAAAAGAGATGAAGATGTTCTAGATACTTGATTTAGTAGTGGGTTAGCCCCTTTTTCTTTTTTAGGCTGACCTAGTAAAAATAATAAACTTGAACGTTATTTTCCTACTTCTCTATTAGTTACTGGTTTTGATATTATCTTTTTTTGAATTGCTAGAATGTATTTTTTTAGTCTTAAATTGCTTAACAAAAAACCTTTTGAAAAAGTTTTAATTCATGGCTTAATAAGAGATAAAGATGGAAGAAAAATGTCTAAATCTCTTAATAACGGTGTTGACCCTATTGAAATAATAAATAAATATGGATCAGACTCTTTAAGATGATTTTTAATAACCAATTCTACTCCTGGGTTTGATATTAATTTTTCAGAAGAAGGAGTAATTAAAGGTTGAGCTATTTGTAATAAACTTTGAAATATTGCTAATTTTATTCAAGCACTTCCTAATGAAGAAAATATTAATCCTGCTGATGAATGAATGAGAGACAATATTCACGAATTAAGATTGAAAGTAAATAAATTTATTGATAACTATGAAATGACAATTATTGGTGCAGAATTAGAAAAATTTATCAATGAAACATTTTCTTCCAAATACATTGAGGTTTTAAAAGTAGCCGTTAATAAGAAAAAAGTTTTAACCAATTTTAAAAAGCTTCTTGTTATACTACATCCTTTTTTACCTTTCATTACTGACTATTTATATAAAGAAATTTTTCAAAGCGAAATTTTAGAACAAACTTTTGCAAAAGTTAAAATGAAATGTAGAAAAAGAAGTAATCATTTAGAAATTATAACCGCTTTTGATTTAGTTAATATTCTTCGTAAATATCGTGAAAAAAATAATATTTCAAAAAAGGAAATAATTTATTTTTCTCCCTTAAATAAGTTAACTAAATATCAAGAAAACGTGATTTTCAAATTAGCAAATTGTTCTGTTAAAGAAAATAAAGATTTTTTTATTTCAGAAAAAAATCTTTCTCTTTATGTCATGATAAATGACAACCAAAAAGAAAAATATATTGAGGAAATTAACAAAAAAATTTCATTTACAAATAAAGAAATCTTAAGAGCTCAAAATATTCTAAATAATGAAAATTTTATTAAAAAAGCAGCGCCTAAAAAAATTGAAGAAGAACAAAATAAATTAAAAGAATATCAGAGTAATTTAAGAGCATATCAGGAAGAACTTAAAAAAATAATGGAAGGAAACAAATAA